A stretch of the Rhizobium sp. CCGE531 genome encodes the following:
- a CDS encoding NmrA/HSCARG family protein, which yields MTILVTGATGRVGRHVVEQLVKRDARVRVLTRDPSKVAFPAGVEVAQGDLLDIDALRTAFSGVKTLFLLNAVTGDEFTQAIITLNIARESGVDRVVYLSVIHADRFVNVPHFAVKSGAERMIEQMGFNATILRPSYFIDNELMIKDVIFNHGVYPMPIGDKGIAMVDVRDIAEIAAIELVRRDQASGKLPVETINLVGPDTLTGKDVAAIWSDVLGRPIAYGGDDPSGFEQNLATFMPRWTAYEMRLMAERYVSDGMIPEAGDVERLTKLLGRKLHSYRDFAIEAASNS from the coding sequence ATGACTATTCTCGTTACAGGTGCCACCGGTCGTGTCGGCCGCCATGTGGTCGAGCAGCTCGTCAAGCGTGACGCCCGCGTGCGCGTTCTCACCCGTGATCCTTCGAAGGTCGCCTTCCCGGCCGGCGTCGAGGTCGCGCAAGGCGATCTGCTGGATATCGACGCGCTGCGTACTGCCTTCAGCGGCGTCAAGACGCTGTTCCTGCTCAATGCCGTTACCGGAGACGAATTCACCCAGGCGATCATCACCCTGAACATCGCCCGGGAGTCTGGCGTCGATCGGGTCGTCTACCTGTCTGTCATTCACGCCGACCGCTTCGTCAACGTACCGCACTTTGCCGTCAAGTCCGGGGCTGAGCGGATGATCGAGCAGATGGGCTTCAACGCCACGATCCTGCGTCCGTCCTACTTCATCGACAATGAACTCATGATCAAGGACGTCATCTTCAACCACGGTGTCTATCCGATGCCGATCGGCGACAAGGGGATCGCGATGGTCGACGTCCGCGATATCGCCGAAATCGCTGCGATCGAGCTCGTCCGTCGTGACCAAGCCTCCGGCAAGCTACCGGTCGAGACGATCAATCTGGTCGGCCCCGACACGCTTACCGGCAAAGACGTGGCGGCGATCTGGTCGGATGTTCTGGGGCGTCCGATTGCCTATGGCGGCGATGACCCCAGTGGCTTCGAGCAGAACCTCGCAACCTTCATGCCCAGGTGGACCGCTTATGAGATGCGGCTGATGGCCGAGCGTTATGTCAGCGATGGCATGATCCCGGAGGCTGGCGATGTCGAACGGCTGACCAAACTTCTGGGCCGTAAGCTGCACTCATATCGCGACTTCGCGATCGAGGCCGCCTCCAACTCCTGA
- a CDS encoding YcaO-like family protein, with product MSNDFRACSPGETLSRVWPYLGRLGITRVGRQTELDRIGIPVWCAYAPNSKAIVVAQGKGLDDVSAKTSAVMEAIERSVATQPYCSALMASQDDLASGDYPMDCLDDLLAIGAQPVETTEQIRWSQARDLAKNASIFVPFEAIHLDRTHVSPRFWVSSDGLASGNTWHEAVLHGLLERIERDACALWNVGEPECRYARRIDPHSIEDEDIREMLERIFSADFDLALFDVTSDLAVASIVALLRPKGDDGALRYADLTMGAGASLSPKVAAARAISEAVQSRMTFIAGARDDLVPELFSRRADPAHLQSFRVRYTTNLNELPTMPAESARDALDHLVETLLGCGIDQLYAIELAPEWLPASVAKVFAPQLEHPDGDRRIRFGSRALSKGFL from the coding sequence GTGTCAAACGACTTTAGAGCCTGCTCTCCCGGCGAAACCTTGTCGAGGGTTTGGCCCTATCTGGGTCGGCTTGGCATAACCCGTGTCGGCCGCCAGACCGAGCTCGATCGAATAGGCATTCCCGTTTGGTGCGCCTACGCCCCGAACTCCAAGGCGATCGTCGTCGCCCAGGGCAAAGGTCTGGACGACGTTTCCGCGAAAACATCCGCGGTGATGGAAGCGATCGAGCGATCGGTCGCGACCCAACCCTACTGTTCAGCGTTGATGGCAAGTCAAGATGATCTTGCCTCCGGCGACTATCCGATGGATTGCCTGGACGATCTGCTGGCGATTGGCGCGCAGCCGGTAGAAACCACTGAACAGATCAGATGGTCTCAAGCCCGCGATCTGGCGAAGAACGCCTCGATATTCGTCCCTTTCGAGGCCATTCATCTTGACCGAACGCATGTCAGCCCACGCTTTTGGGTGTCATCGGACGGATTGGCGTCCGGGAACACTTGGCACGAGGCAGTCCTGCATGGGTTGCTGGAGCGGATAGAGCGGGATGCTTGTGCCCTCTGGAATGTTGGCGAGCCGGAGTGTCGGTACGCACGCCGGATAGATCCGCATAGCATCGAAGATGAGGATATTCGCGAGATGCTGGAGAGGATTTTCTCGGCGGACTTCGATCTCGCCCTTTTCGATGTGACGAGCGATCTAGCCGTTGCCTCCATCGTCGCGTTGCTGCGGCCGAAAGGGGATGACGGCGCGCTCAGATATGCCGACTTGACCATGGGGGCAGGCGCATCCTTATCCCCCAAGGTGGCCGCAGCCCGGGCAATTTCCGAGGCCGTGCAATCTCGAATGACGTTCATCGCCGGCGCTAGAGATGATCTTGTGCCTGAGCTGTTCTCACGCCGTGCCGATCCCGCCCATCTGCAATCGTTCCGGGTTCGATACACGACGAACCTCAACGAATTGCCGACGATGCCCGCCGAGTCTGCGCGAGATGCACTCGACCACCTTGTCGAGACTCTGTTGGGATGCGGTATTGACCAGCTTTATGCAATCGAGCTGGCACCCGAATGGTTGCCGGCATCGGTCGCAAAGGTTTTCGCGCCGCAACTCGAACATCCGGACGGGGATCGCCGAATTCGTTTCGGCAGCCGCGCGCTGTCAAAGGGTTTCCTATGA
- a CDS encoding TfuA-like protein — protein MKMIFVGPSLPDAISFADSTMVIRPPACQGDVVRALEDGAAGIGLIDGQFEFVAPVWHKELLFALSRGIPVFGAASMGALRAVECQAYGMVGVGRIFDDYASGRREEDADVALLHGPAELGYPTLSVPLVNIDATLEAAIGQDIIGRQEALQLSQAARRVFFKDRTWKRVAEAADMDTEQVRALVAKAWTDQKRLDAIELMRAIAKAPLQGRTVDWSFNATPLWRKLFPQLIRT, from the coding sequence ATGAAAATGATCTTCGTAGGTCCAAGCCTGCCCGATGCCATATCGTTTGCCGACAGCACGATGGTCATACGACCGCCGGCGTGCCAAGGCGACGTCGTTAGAGCTCTTGAGGATGGCGCGGCTGGCATCGGCCTTATCGACGGTCAGTTCGAGTTCGTCGCGCCGGTCTGGCACAAGGAGTTACTCTTTGCCCTATCCCGAGGTATCCCGGTATTTGGGGCAGCCAGCATGGGGGCGCTCCGCGCGGTGGAATGCCAGGCTTACGGCATGGTCGGCGTTGGTCGGATTTTCGATGATTATGCTTCCGGGCGCCGGGAGGAGGATGCCGACGTCGCGCTCCTTCATGGCCCGGCGGAATTGGGCTATCCAACTTTGTCGGTACCACTGGTCAATATCGATGCGACACTCGAGGCTGCGATTGGCCAAGATATTATCGGTAGGCAAGAGGCTTTACAGCTCTCCCAGGCAGCCCGGCGTGTATTTTTCAAAGATCGGACCTGGAAGCGTGTTGCCGAAGCCGCCGATATGGACACGGAGCAGGTGAGGGCGCTGGTTGCAAAAGCCTGGACCGACCAGAAGCGTCTGGACGCCATCGAGCTCATGCGCGCAATTGCCAAAGCGCCGTTGCAAGGGCGTACGGTAGACTGGTCTTTCAATGCGACACCGCTGTGGCGCAAACTCTTTCCACAACTTATTCGGACGTAA
- a CDS encoding ABC transporter ATP-binding protein/permease produces MTDAKSKPKSVDGIKLRGAKRSRQKKASTVEVEQPPDAIEPDPALTPDEAEQARKRYLLTRFWISARGYWGSGGDGLAWPCSIGLLTLIGTNVGFQYGINIWNRAIFDAIEQRNAHVVYFLSAVFLPLALGSVALVVTQVFLRMAIQRRWRSWLTNSVIARWLANGRYYQLNLIGGDHKNPEARISEDLRIATESPVDFIAGVISAFLSASTFIVVLWTIGGALTLTIGGSTVTIPGFLVITAVLYAAITSSSMAVIGRHFVHVSEVKNQAEAEFRYTLTHVRENGESIALLGGEEEERNDLDKTFANVLRQWAFLAGQHMRTTLVSQGSSLFAPVVPILLCAPKFLEGSMTLGQVMQAASAFAIVQSAFGWLVDNYPRLADWNACARRIASLMMSLDGLERAEQSDALGRIKRGETEGDAMLSLNDLSVSLDDGTAVVKETQVVIERGERVLVAGESGTGKSTLVRAIAGLWPWGDGSVNFHVDRRLFMLPQRPYIPSGTLRRAVAYPAAADSWTLDEIKTALDKVALDYLNDKIEEDAPWDQTLSGGEKQRLAFARLLLHDPDIIVLDEATSALDEKSQDKMMEMVIHELPKVTIVSVAHRAELEAFHSRKITLERRAGGAKLVSDIDLVQHGRKRNLFLHLLKDRRSLPKRSMPQGKAPRRKN; encoded by the coding sequence ATGACCGACGCTAAATCCAAACCGAAATCGGTCGACGGCATCAAGCTCCGTGGTGCCAAGAGGTCGCGCCAAAAGAAGGCATCGACTGTCGAGGTCGAGCAGCCGCCAGATGCCATTGAACCCGATCCAGCATTGACGCCTGACGAGGCCGAGCAGGCGCGAAAAAGGTATTTGCTGACGCGCTTCTGGATTAGCGCGCGCGGTTATTGGGGCAGCGGCGGCGATGGGCTCGCTTGGCCGTGCTCAATCGGCCTATTGACCTTGATTGGCACCAATGTCGGCTTCCAGTATGGGATCAATATCTGGAATCGCGCAATTTTTGACGCGATAGAGCAGCGCAATGCTCACGTCGTATATTTTCTAAGCGCCGTCTTCCTGCCACTCGCGCTCGGAAGTGTAGCCCTTGTCGTTACACAAGTCTTCCTTCGTATGGCGATTCAGCGTCGCTGGCGTTCCTGGCTCACGAACTCAGTCATCGCGCGTTGGCTCGCAAACGGCCGCTATTATCAGTTGAACCTCATCGGCGGCGACCACAAGAACCCAGAAGCGCGCATCTCGGAGGATTTGCGGATCGCCACCGAATCGCCTGTCGATTTCATCGCTGGTGTCATTTCCGCATTCCTGTCGGCTTCGACCTTCATCGTGGTGCTCTGGACGATTGGTGGCGCCCTGACCCTGACAATCGGAGGTTCGACCGTCACTATTCCAGGCTTCCTCGTCATCACTGCGGTCCTCTACGCCGCAATCACCTCCAGCTCGATGGCGGTCATCGGTCGCCATTTCGTCCATGTTTCCGAGGTCAAAAATCAGGCGGAAGCCGAATTTCGCTATACGCTGACGCATGTGCGGGAAAACGGCGAGAGCATCGCATTGCTCGGCGGCGAAGAGGAGGAGCGTAACGACCTCGACAAGACATTTGCCAACGTGCTCAGGCAATGGGCCTTCCTTGCAGGCCAGCACATGCGCACGACGCTTGTGTCGCAGGGGTCGAGCCTGTTTGCGCCGGTCGTGCCGATTTTGCTTTGCGCGCCCAAATTTCTCGAAGGCAGCATGACCCTTGGACAGGTCATGCAGGCTGCCTCTGCCTTCGCCATCGTTCAGAGCGCGTTCGGATGGCTGGTCGACAACTACCCCCGTCTCGCCGATTGGAACGCCTGTGCACGGCGCATTGCTTCGCTGATGATGTCGCTTGACGGGCTCGAGCGGGCGGAACAGAGCGACGCCTTGGGACGCATCAAGCGCGGTGAAACTGAAGGTGATGCGATGCTCAGCCTAAACGATCTCTCCGTGTCGTTGGACGACGGCACCGCCGTGGTCAAGGAAACCCAGGTCGTGATCGAACGAGGCGAGCGGGTGCTCGTAGCCGGAGAATCCGGTACAGGCAAGAGCACGCTGGTGCGAGCCATCGCGGGTCTTTGGCCGTGGGGTGACGGCAGCGTCAATTTCCACGTCGACAGACGGCTGTTCATGTTGCCGCAACGGCCTTATATCCCTTCCGGGACACTTCGCCGCGCAGTCGCCTATCCCGCCGCCGCCGATAGCTGGACGCTGGATGAGATCAAGACGGCCCTTGACAAAGTGGCACTCGATTATCTGAACGACAAGATCGAGGAAGATGCCCCATGGGACCAGACATTGTCGGGTGGCGAAAAGCAGAGGCTCGCATTTGCACGCCTTCTGCTACATGATCCCGATATCATCGTGCTCGATGAGGCAACGTCTGCACTCGATGAGAAGAGCCAAGACAAGATGATGGAGATGGTGATCCACGAATTGCCGAAAGTTACCATCGTAAGCGTCGCGCATCGAGCTGAGCTGGAAGCCTTCCATAGTCGCAAGATCACCCTGGAGCGACGCGCGGGTGGTGCAAAACTTGTCAGTGACATTGATCTTGTCCAGCACGGGAGAAAACGGAATCTGTTTTTGCACCTCCTGAAAGATCGGCGTTCCCTACCGAAACGCAGCATGCCCCAGGGCAAAGCACCGCGGCGCAAGAATTGA
- a CDS encoding helix-turn-helix transcriptional regulator — MDKKFDAIDVEVGSRIRLRREELSIAQDILAEKLCISPQQLDRCECGIEKLGASRLLRISEILGVPVMFFFRSVSDDALPSMEAIADFRLAKHHKAVLHTALSGIEDKRLRAKILAFVQSSKPDNER, encoded by the coding sequence ATGGACAAAAAATTCGATGCGATCGATGTTGAAGTTGGATCACGCATCCGACTGCGCCGGGAGGAATTGTCAATTGCGCAGGATATATTAGCCGAGAAGCTTTGCATAAGCCCTCAACAGCTCGACAGATGTGAATGCGGCATCGAAAAACTCGGTGCCAGTCGCCTTCTCCGCATTTCTGAAATCCTCGGTGTCCCGGTCATGTTTTTCTTCAGAAGCGTATCGGACGACGCCCTTCCTTCTATGGAGGCGATAGCTGATTTTCGACTTGCCAAGCATCATAAGGCCGTTCTGCACACAGCCTTATCGGGGATTGAAGACAAGCGGTTGCGGGCAAAGATCCTCGCTTTTGTGCAATCAAGCAAACCTGACAACGAGCGCTGA
- a CDS encoding type I secretion system permease/ATPase, giving the protein MATLSAKLSRPQTQLVAALRACAGAFGLVFLYSCGYNLFLLAPSIYLLQIYDRVLSSRSADTLLMLTMIIAMAVLVGSTLDIVRRAALSRIGSWLDHRLRPMVLTASFEYAARAEAGAATECYRDLAALRQFLDSPASSLFFDVPWAPVFLLLLFLVHPLLGTIGLLSAVALLLFAFLTELATREPLGRANLALSRSYLRFASALKNIEVIRAMGMQYGAALVVYRDAEMARRAQDSAMHRTEIILGFSKAIRTLAQILMMGCATWLVLASNSSPGIIFVASLLLGRGLAPIEGAIGAWRSFTFARNAFNRLNGMLIAVASEHDARTVPQPEPNGLVLDNVSYIQPFANRQILTGITLRLAPGDCVALIGPSGSGKSTLGRVMAGVVQATSGCALLGGVDISALRLCGGTHHVGYLPQDIELFGGAIKDVIGRLDGGDPVKAIDAAKLVGLHEAIMRLPQGYETNIGEGGNLLLRAQRQQLGLARAAYGNPSLIVLDDPNSSLDYDGERMLFKAIERMKSRGMTVVIITHRMGILPVTNKIAIMRNGTVAAFGDSEQIYETYLQPSSRTGT; this is encoded by the coding sequence ATGGCAACGCTTTCCGCAAAGCTATCGCGCCCACAGACGCAGCTCGTTGCTGCGCTCCGGGCTTGTGCCGGAGCATTCGGTTTGGTTTTCCTCTATAGCTGCGGCTACAATCTTTTTCTTCTGGCGCCTTCCATCTATCTCCTGCAGATCTATGACAGGGTCTTGTCGAGCCGAAGCGCTGACACGCTTCTGATGCTGACGATGATCATCGCCATGGCCGTGTTGGTCGGGTCCACGCTGGATATCGTGCGCAGGGCAGCTCTTTCGCGCATCGGCAGCTGGCTGGATCACAGGCTGCGGCCGATGGTGCTCACCGCATCATTCGAATATGCCGCTCGCGCCGAAGCAGGAGCCGCCACGGAATGCTACAGGGACCTGGCCGCATTACGCCAGTTCCTCGATTCACCGGCCAGCTCCCTTTTTTTTGACGTTCCCTGGGCGCCGGTCTTCCTCCTCCTGCTCTTTCTTGTTCATCCGCTGCTGGGGACCATCGGTCTTCTGAGCGCAGTGGCACTTCTGCTGTTTGCGTTCCTGACGGAACTGGCGACGCGAGAGCCGCTTGGCCGCGCCAATCTTGCCCTTTCGAGGAGCTACCTGCGATTTGCGAGCGCCCTCAAAAACATCGAGGTGATCCGGGCCATGGGCATGCAGTATGGCGCAGCGCTGGTCGTATATCGCGATGCGGAAATGGCAAGAAGGGCGCAGGACAGCGCGATGCATCGAACGGAGATCATTCTCGGTTTCTCCAAAGCAATCCGCACGCTCGCGCAAATCCTGATGATGGGATGCGCTACATGGCTGGTGCTTGCGAGCAACAGCAGTCCCGGAATCATCTTCGTTGCAAGCTTGCTGCTCGGGCGCGGGCTCGCACCAATCGAGGGTGCAATAGGTGCATGGCGCTCCTTTACGTTTGCGCGGAATGCCTTCAATCGCTTGAACGGAATGCTGATCGCCGTTGCATCGGAACACGATGCCCGAACGGTGCCGCAACCGGAACCCAATGGCCTCGTTCTCGATAACGTCAGCTATATTCAGCCATTCGCCAACAGGCAAATATTGACTGGCATCACATTGCGCCTCGCGCCGGGTGATTGCGTAGCGCTCATCGGCCCGTCGGGGTCGGGAAAATCGACACTGGGTCGCGTCATGGCCGGCGTTGTGCAAGCAACGAGCGGATGTGCTCTTCTTGGTGGGGTAGATATCTCAGCTCTGCGTCTTTGCGGGGGGACCCACCACGTCGGATACCTGCCGCAGGACATCGAACTCTTCGGCGGAGCAATCAAGGATGTGATAGGCCGGCTGGACGGAGGAGATCCCGTCAAAGCGATCGACGCCGCGAAGCTGGTTGGATTGCACGAGGCGATCATGCGGCTGCCCCAGGGCTACGAGACCAATATCGGCGAAGGCGGAAACCTGCTCCTTCGAGCTCAGCGCCAACAGCTGGGGCTGGCACGGGCGGCCTATGGAAATCCGTCTCTTATCGTTCTCGACGATCCGAACTCGAGCCTGGATTATGACGGCGAACGCATGCTGTTCAAGGCGATCGAGCGCATGAAATCCAGGGGGATGACCGTCGTTATCATAACTCACCGGATGGGAATCCTGCCCGTCACCAACAAGATTGCCATTATGCGCAACGGGACGGTGGCTGCCTTCGGCGATAGCGAACAGATTTATGAAACTTATCTTCAACCATCATCGCGAACGGGAACGTAG
- a CDS encoding response regulator transcription factor, whose protein sequence is MCRCWSANFPGSTQVSNSAKTKRPMRRNVPTIVVIQHSTLARTTVVKLLEHELAGWNFIDMISTESLDRALGAEVRLIALDLAGRGVESTSLRDDLAAIAVRFPEAPITLLLGTDDVNIVRQALEMGIRGFFSTSLPIDIALAGLRLVLAGGTFCPQLLGAVANGSNEHTPARNEAEKSLDDRTQYLAIADFTPREADVLAELQCGCSNKVIAGKLNLSGHTVKMHLQHIMRKLQAQNRTEVVARLIQRATGGPDASPS, encoded by the coding sequence ATGTGTCGCTGTTGGTCTGCAAATTTTCCGGGGAGCACGCAGGTGTCCAACAGTGCTAAAACCAAGCGCCCGATGCGGCGCAATGTACCGACTATTGTCGTTATTCAGCATTCTACACTGGCGCGGACGACTGTGGTGAAGCTTCTTGAGCATGAACTCGCCGGGTGGAATTTTATCGATATGATCTCGACCGAGAGTCTTGATAGAGCTCTTGGAGCTGAGGTGCGTTTGATTGCACTAGATCTGGCCGGCAGAGGTGTTGAGAGCACAAGCCTGCGTGATGATCTCGCGGCAATTGCTGTACGTTTTCCTGAGGCGCCTATCACATTGCTCTTAGGAACGGATGACGTCAACATAGTCCGTCAGGCGCTCGAGATGGGCATCCGCGGCTTTTTCTCGACTTCACTTCCCATTGACATTGCCCTTGCCGGTCTCCGCCTCGTTCTGGCAGGAGGAACATTCTGCCCGCAGCTATTGGGAGCTGTTGCAAACGGCTCAAACGAGCATACTCCGGCCAGAAATGAGGCCGAAAAAAGCTTGGATGACAGGACGCAGTATTTGGCGATTGCCGATTTCACTCCCCGCGAGGCGGATGTCCTCGCGGAGTTGCAATGCGGCTGCTCGAATAAGGTAATTGCAGGAAAACTCAATTTGTCGGGGCATACGGTGAAGATGCATTTGCAACACATAATGCGTAAGTTGCAGGCGCAGAACCGCACTGAGGTGGTTGCCCGCTTGATTCAAAGAGCCACCGGCGGGCCTGATGCCTCGCCAAGTTAG
- a CDS encoding LysR family transcriptional regulator: protein MDLLALADFNLVARYGGFGKAARATGRPKATLSRRVAELESGLDLRLFERGARDLKLTEEGRALFERTGVLLAELEETASAIASGGHKPKGRLRISAPLLFSQTAMGKIAAGFALEYPEVRLEVTTEDRAVDMIEEGYDLVIRVNPDPDETLVGRAFLRDRLVVVANPNLLRPIGDLPVPGVVRGSSDRQTWEVRTAAGRSTIMIEPVLALSSLVMVRDAVRAGVGAARLPVSLISHDLADGALVEWGEIDAPEITLWALYPSRRLLSARVSAFLDFLKRAFPHGTPDELAAYVGK, encoded by the coding sequence ATGGACCTTCTCGCTCTCGCCGATTTCAATCTTGTGGCCCGTTACGGCGGCTTCGGCAAAGCGGCGCGCGCCACCGGCCGGCCGAAGGCGACCCTGTCGCGGCGCGTCGCGGAGCTGGAAAGCGGTCTCGATCTGAGGCTCTTCGAGCGAGGTGCCCGTGACCTGAAGCTCACCGAAGAAGGGCGGGCGCTGTTCGAACGGACAGGCGTTCTGCTTGCCGAGCTGGAAGAGACAGCTTCGGCGATTGCGTCCGGCGGCCACAAGCCGAAGGGGCGACTGCGGATCAGCGCGCCTCTCTTGTTCTCGCAGACTGCGATGGGAAAGATCGCAGCCGGCTTTGCCCTCGAATATCCTGAGGTGAGGCTGGAGGTGACCACCGAGGACCGGGCGGTCGACATGATCGAGGAGGGCTATGATCTGGTCATCCGGGTCAATCCGGATCCAGATGAGACCTTGGTCGGGCGAGCGTTCCTGCGCGATCGGCTGGTTGTCGTGGCTAATCCCAATCTTCTCCGGCCGATTGGCGATCTTCCCGTGCCGGGCGTCGTGCGGGGATCGAGCGACCGGCAGACATGGGAGGTCAGGACCGCCGCCGGCCGGTCGACAATCATGATCGAACCCGTCCTCGCATTGTCGTCACTTGTCATGGTTCGGGATGCAGTCAGGGCAGGCGTTGGTGCGGCACGTCTTCCTGTTTCGCTGATAAGTCACGACCTTGCCGATGGGGCGCTCGTCGAATGGGGCGAGATCGACGCACCTGAGATTACCTTGTGGGCGCTTTATCCATCGCGACGGTTGCTTAGTGCACGCGTCTCGGCATTTCTCGATTTTCTGAAACGAGCCTTCCCCCATGGAACACCTGATGAGCTTGCTGCCTATGTCGGCAAATGA
- a CDS encoding NADP-dependent oxidoreductase, whose amino-acid sequence MQAVRIHRFGGPEVMQLDQIEQPIPATDEVVIKVFAASVNPVDAKMREGKYPVVTEKDFPYVLGRDVSGEIADAGESVSSFLRGDDVFAFLAPDHGGYEEFVIAKSDEIARKPETLDHVKAAAVPLAGITAWQGLFDHGKLQAGQRVLIHGGAGGVGHLAIQFAKARGAWVATTASAVDRDFLSDLGADQIIDYKSERFETIVEPVDLVFDLVSGETQERSFSVIKSGGALISTLAEPNRQRAEAQGIRTGRYTAQPNGAQLQKIASLVDSGKVKVRVDRTFELRQAAAAQKALQDEHIRGKVVLKVLN is encoded by the coding sequence ATGCAAGCCGTACGAATTCATCGTTTTGGTGGACCGGAGGTCATGCAGCTCGACCAAATCGAGCAGCCGATACCAGCGACCGACGAAGTCGTCATCAAAGTCTTTGCCGCGAGCGTCAATCCGGTCGATGCGAAGATGCGCGAGGGCAAGTATCCTGTCGTCACTGAAAAAGATTTCCCTTATGTGCTCGGTCGCGACGTAAGCGGTGAAATCGCTGATGCAGGTGAGTCGGTTTCAAGTTTTCTGAGGGGTGACGACGTTTTCGCCTTTCTGGCACCGGATCACGGCGGCTACGAAGAGTTCGTGATCGCAAAATCGGACGAAATCGCCAGGAAACCTGAAACTCTGGACCACGTCAAAGCCGCGGCGGTGCCACTTGCGGGTATCACCGCATGGCAAGGTCTCTTCGACCACGGCAAGCTGCAAGCCGGCCAGCGCGTTCTCATCCATGGCGGCGCCGGCGGCGTCGGCCACCTCGCAATTCAATTCGCGAAAGCCAGGGGTGCCTGGGTAGCGACCACGGCTTCAGCGGTTGACCGGGACTTCCTGAGTGACTTGGGCGCCGACCAGATCATCGACTACAAGTCCGAACGCTTCGAGACTATCGTCGAACCGGTCGATCTCGTCTTCGATCTCGTGAGCGGCGAGACACAGGAACGGAGCTTTTCGGTCATCAAAAGCGGCGGTGCGCTGATTTCTACCCTGGCGGAGCCCAACAGACAGCGCGCCGAGGCCCAAGGCATCAGGACCGGCCGTTATACCGCGCAGCCGAATGGCGCCCAGCTCCAGAAGATCGCCAGCCTCGTCGACAGCGGCAAGGTAAAGGTCCGCGTCGACCGCACCTTCGAACTTCGTCAGGCGGCGGCGGCACAAAAGGCGCTCCAGGACGAGCACATTCGAGGCAAAGTCGTCCTGAAAGTATTGAACTGA
- a CDS encoding PE-PGRS family protein yields MPIPLMSDTIQLNNPDAGDANAGNGGGGYNYGNIDYNPVAHVANVQTVEGASTDLHNGDHVWQTADWGAGTGGTGGFAQAQNGFLASVTNTGAGGAGGDSHSDGNQGNSSGGDVAAVSAATTATQYTQLLADQHATILAGVGGNGGNGNMARGGDISSALVHTDPETTTVNNALDHFANDFGHIDLSHLGS; encoded by the coding sequence ATGCCTATTCCACTAATGTCTGACACGATTCAACTCAATAACCCGGATGCTGGCGACGCGAATGCCGGCAACGGTGGTGGTGGCTACAACTATGGGAATATTGACTACAACCCGGTCGCGCATGTCGCCAATGTGCAAACGGTCGAAGGAGCATCCACCGATCTGCACAACGGCGATCATGTTTGGCAGACAGCAGATTGGGGCGCCGGCACTGGCGGAACTGGTGGCTTTGCTCAGGCCCAGAACGGTTTCCTGGCCTCGGTCACGAACACCGGCGCCGGCGGCGCGGGGGGAGATTCCCACTCCGACGGCAATCAAGGAAACTCGAGCGGCGGCGACGTGGCCGCGGTGAGTGCCGCTACGACCGCGACACAATATACGCAGCTTCTGGCTGATCAGCATGCCACCATCCTCGCAGGCGTCGGCGGCAACGGCGGTAACGGGAACATGGCTCGGGGCGGCGATATCTCGTCAGCATTGGTTCACACGGATCCGGAAACGACGACGGTGAACAACGCTCTCGATCATTTCGCAAACGACTTCGGTCATATCGATCTCAGCCATCTTGGCTCATGA